In Glycine max cultivar Williams 82 chromosome 10, Glycine_max_v4.0, whole genome shotgun sequence, the DNA window TCTAGGAATTACCTCCCATATGCCATTGCTTGCTAAGATTAAAAACTCAGTATCTGAATCGATTCTATCACCTCCCACCACAAGTTCTGAGCCTTTAGAATGCTTTGTACCTTTTGTATTGCCTGATTCACATGCTATCATCCGAACTTTTGGTGCACATGCATAGAGCATCAATTATAGATGTGTGAACACTTATGGATAAACAAAAAGAACCAAAACTTGTGATTCTTGTATAGCTGAAATTCCAAttgaattctaaataattaaggaaaaacaAGCTAGTGCTGTGTAGCAATTTTGTTGTATTATACAATTGCCTCTTTCAAATGAGTGTGTAGTCTCACTAATAaagtaataatgaaaaaaagatgAGAGTGATTTATACCTGAAAAGAGTCTGCGATACCAATGTCTCTTGGCTGATGATTGATTGTATCTGCCAGTTGTCTGATAAGCTACACCATTTCTGCACAAAACAGTTCTGTAATCTCCCATGTTGACTATCACAAGCTTTTCTCCATTGATCACCATCACTGATGTTGAGCCTATTCTGCATGTCTCCAGCTCCTCTGGCTTGTGTGCCTCTCTGATCTTTGTTTTTACACCTAGGTAAGCTCTCTTCAGTGTTTCTTTGGTTTTTCTCCTCATATGACACTAACATGTAATTAAAACATCAGAAGCACAAAAGAGGTCAGAAATATAGGAGAAAATGGGGAAGTTATGCGATAATCTAGGGACAATCCTTTGGTGTACTATCAtaggtattttttatattttttttctttcaaaaattagagttttatcTTGTATAAAATGGGAAAAATTTAAcctttttccctttctttttattttctaacaaaatcttactttttattcttttttctttcctaaaGCAAATATACTTTAAAAGCATCTATGGCACTGCACTTAAGTTTTGTCCTCTTGATCTACCTTTGACTATAAATGTCAAGGTtgaatttgtaaatataataaatgaaaatatgccATTGTTGAATATATGTATCTAGCACTAAGTTACATACTTGCATGTTTTCCCCACGCCCATGTTTTTTTCGCTTATTACCAAACTACTTCAAAATGGAgagttaaaaacaataaatcataATGCATTATTGCATTTTTGTCCCTTTTACTGATAAAAGAAGTGCCCCGACAACACGAATAATCAAATCAAGCAAACATcagtatatttttattgtccTCCTGGGTCCCTCTTTTCAAAATACCTGAGTTTACATTATCTATCAAGGGCATTCTAGAGGGAGCAAAATTTATCCTTTACTGATAAAAATGCATTCACATTAGTTGGATGAGACAGAATTTGTCACAAGaattttaatggaaaaataatatagtataaTCACCAATCATGAGCATTATTGGTTTGGTTCAGCAAAGTAGAGAGGTATACTGGAGAAAAGTTGACACAATATTTGATTGATTACCTCTTTGAGCTTCTTGCCAAAGAAATGGGATTGCATATACTTGGTAACTTCATCTCCAACTACAGTATCAAAGATTCCAAAGTACCACAGTTCTGTGTGATCCATTTGCTCTCTCTGTATCACAACTGAATCGAAGTTCGAGTCATCAGAACCACCTTTGATTACATGATGCTCCACCACATGATGACCATGTGATATTGGAATCATCCATGAAGGCTTGTTTGCACTCCATCTATTTCTCCttcttccaaagaaaaaacgttTCACCCGGAATGCCTGCTCGAGTCAATGGAAAGATTACTAAATTATTCATATTAACAAGCATTTACCAATAAGACAAAACATAGATGCCCTTCCCTGAGTGCTATGGTGTTGTTTCTGTAATCAAGATTAGAGCTTCATCTTGGTAATTCGCGCAATAAAGATTTCACTAAATGTCAAAAAGGATTACTGATGTAAAACTCCAATTTTGATTAGAGAACAACCCCTAAAACacatactaataatatatcatgGAAAAGAAAATCTCCAAAGGGTCATGACCATTTTTTCctagttaaaattttctttacaCCCTTGTATTATTTAGGCCTTTTACATGCTACTCAGATATCCATGCATTTCAAAGAACCACAATGAAACAGTGGAATAGGGACTTTACCTTAAGCTTGATATGAAAATCTCTCattcccatttttttttctctaacgaTTTGATCGGACCCTTAGAGAATATGTGGCTTTTTCAGCAGATGATTGTCAGATACTACAAATTCAATATTTTCAGATAGAAAATAGATAGGGccttaatttattcttttggcTTTGTGGGTGCATATTCAATAGAGGTGTTGAGTGAGGTAGAAGTAGATgatcaattgaaaaaattaattagttttgatTATCCGTTAGGAGGAACTTTTGAATAAGAAGTAATCGAAAAAGAAAAGACACCAATTAGAAGAATCAAATAAACTCCGGGTCCTAGAACTACAAATAAACTCCGAAATATTAGATTCATTTTTGTTTGAGGATCGAAATattagatttatttaattttgacagAATATtagatctatttttttaaaaaaaatgttttattttgtttatttatgagAAACTGATTTAATAGTATCCTTATCTCTCAATATCTGGATTATGGAATAATAGATAAatctactttttttatttaaagcaaTAGACcaatctataatatatatatataaattttgttctaTGGAATAATATCTCGtcacattttatatttattctctaaaaaaatatcaaatgaaattgaattatatatttatcttttaaaaatatataattgattgattaGATTTATCATAATGGATATAGTAGATATTTTTACTGTATAAATGATTCTATCGTATGCCAGTCACAATAGATATTTACAAATGTAACGTGctttataattaatgattagtagaaaatttacaaaatttaagaaatattattatattatacttatttataattagtgattaaattttctattaatataatatctatttaaataattacCAATTCTAAGAATCATAATTGTACTTTCCTTTTaacaaatactaataataatagatattaTTCTACCCAATTCTGAATATCCCTTGTTAGCAcgagtttttaaaaattttatgaaataatttttatagttatggtgtttttaaatttacaaattttaagaattatcaTACTCATTTATAATTAGCAATTAAATTTGCTATTAATATAAGCTCTATTTaaagaattatatatacaatttatgaattttgtaaatatttaatatattattattttataacacatTCAGACTCAATTATAagaatcataattataatttccTTTTAACAAATACTTAATAGATATTACTCTACCAAATTTTGAATATCGCGTATTAacatgaggtttttataattttatgaaataatttttataattatggtgtttttttttctaattatgacaattttttatactgctgaatcaattattttatcaaataattttgtaaattttaatatattaatttacggGAAGTATGTATTATAAAGATATAGTAATGATAAtggtaataatttattatattcctttaaatattaaaatagtgAATAACGATGATGTTAattgacaaaaatattaaaaaaacgatgatgataattatattttgttattaaaaaaatgttttgattcaaattaattgataattaataatattaacgtATTGTATCATTCAAAGTTATAACATACTCAAATACTCAAATTAAGGTAATTAGCAAAATTTATCATTTGaacattcaaataataaattaaatatatattgattttaaatactACAGTGACATAAATAtgtattggattttttttttcaaggtaaATTTATATCTCTATTTTTTAAGTCTTTCTCAAATATATGCCATTTAAAGTttacatgttaattttttattatttttttctcttttccagATT includes these proteins:
- the LOC100794054 gene encoding putative protein phosphatase 2C-like protein 44; translation: MGMRDFHIKLKAFRVKRFFFGRRRNRWSANKPSWMIPISHGHHVVEHHVIKGGSDDSNFDSVVIQREQMDHTELWYFGIFDTVVGDEVTKYMQSHFFGKKLKECHMRRKTKETLKRAYLGVKTKIREAHKPEELETCRIGSTSVMVINGEKLVIVNMGDYRTVLCRNGVAYQTTGRYNQSSAKRHWYRRLFSVRMIACESGNTKGTKHSKGSELVVGGDRIDSDTEFLILASNGIWEVMKNQEAVNLIRHIEDPQEAAECLAKEALIRMSKSNISCLIIRFD